ACCTcaataattttaacttatttcaGACTGATACTTATTCGGGTTTGGCTACTAGTGAATCGCATCCGATTAGGCTTTCGAAACATATAGTTGGTGCAATTTGGCTGTTTGCAGATCATAATTTTGCTTCCCTGTTGCACTTTTGTGGATTAGGAATGTGAGATGACTAGATACCATTTTTCAGAAGAACAGACAAtgaacaacaagaagaaaagaaagaaaaaaaaaaaaaaattctcctcttgttaaaattattacttgGATTCTAGTGCTTTAATTCAGTGATCAAACAATATGGGCAATGATCACTATTCATTATTGCCTTGTGTTTGGGCTACATGTTTCTAAAACTCCCCCAGAAGTCATAGAGAGGAATTGCCACTGTCTTCAAGGCTGCTCAGTACTTCGTTTACATGTCCTTTCCAAGGTTTTTTGACATTTGTTCAAGATTAGGTATTCCCTAGAAGAATTTATGCCTcttgtttcatttcaatttcttttaatatcaaCATTTCATTGCCAGATAACGCAGAAGATATGAACAATAAAATTAGTATTTGTTCAAACTGCTGATAAACAAAAGGATTGAAATTCTGAATCACACATTAGTCTTTCCACTGAAACTCATTCAGTACTTGGGAACCTCATTAGGGAAAAAGAGGCCAAAATGGCGCTCTGATTCAGGACCAGGCTTTTGGTTCTCATCAAACAGTGCAAACAAATAGGTATCTAAAGCTTTTTCTGGCCTCTTTGGAGTTCCACGCATGACATGATAAACCAAATTGGTATAGTAAGTTTTAGCATTCTCCATTGTTGCTGCAACCCCTCCATCTGATGGCCAGCCAGACTCTGATACAACTATGTCTAAAGCCGTCCCACCTGCCTTCTCAAGGGCAGCATAGAAGGCATCAACCATGGCGTCAAAAAGGTTCTGATATCCATATTGGCCATCGTGCACAACCACCCCAGGTGAAGTGAATAATGCATAAGAAAGTTGGACGTTTACTGGGTCACCAATGTGAGCAAAGTAGGGATACACATTGGCTAGGAATGTAGAGTTGTTGTTAACAAGGAAGCCGATGATCGGATCAATGAATGAGCTCGCGCCATCACTGAAAACTCCTTGTGATGGAGGGTAAGAACTACCAAGTAATTCAGCAGAAGATGCAGTGGACACTTTGATTTGCCCTAGGCCTGCAGCTACCAATGCACTTTGAATATTTTGCATGGCAGGGAGTACATACTGAGCAAACTGAGAAGTGGCACCATTGATGGGGCTAACTTCATTTCCAACAGCAATACACCAGATATCGACGTCTGATGCATAAGTCACCACGTTGGATTTTACCCATCAGTTGCAGCATTAGGGGTGGACGCGAGGGCCTGCAGGTTTACATTAGGGACACCGAGGATGAGTCGAATACCAGATCCTCTCAGGGCTTCGAGGGTTTCTGGTTTTGGATCAAAAATTCGCATTTTCTCGATGCCACGTCTTTGGCACAGTTGCACAACTTCAGGTGCACTTGGTAAATTGTCAGCCAGTGTTCCATAACAAACCCCTATGGACTGTGCGCCTGCATTATATTCATAGCAAATTAATCAAAAGTCAAAAAACCCACTAGTAAAAACTCACATCAATGGTAATATTAACTTCTTTTCATCGAAATAATCATTcatatgatatatatttatgCATGAGAGCTACAGAGAGACCTGTAATGGTGGGCATCAACAACCCAAGAAATAGGAAGATGGCAGCCATAAGAGGCTTGCTGCTTTTACAATAGGACAAAACCAATGGGAAGAGAGTAAATGAAGCAAATGTATATTTTGCTTTAATTTATGGACTTGTATCCCATGCATTTATATCCAAGTTGGAGTAATGCAGAAAAGGAATTAATGAATCCATGGCAGCTGGAAATGTACAGATCAAATAAGagattttgttaattttggtatgataatatatatatttctttaattttatcaaataataaattagttTAGAAGGTTAATATTGTTTTCACAATCCGacgtgttttttcatttttttcagaTTGATTAATGCTTTTTGAGTCTAAATAAGTTTGGAAAGTTGGTGGTTTTGGAATTATTACAactattttttcccttttgaatttCATGCATCAAGTTACTAAAGGAAGTTTTAATTTCTTGATCTATTCCGATTCCCAAAATTTGCTCCGAGATTGTGTCCAACTTGTTGCTAGGCTCCATTGAAACCTTATCTCAATTATATACAaacattttctattaaaatcaTAGTAAAAAGAGCTAATTAAAAAAGGGGTTGCTATTTGCAACATCCCTTTTGCTAAACgtaacatttttttatcatatatatattttttttcatatatacattttttaataaagaactcTCTCTAACATCTTCTcaacatattaaacttaaattcTAATTGATTAAGACTACGAATCACATACGAAATACAATGAATGACGAAATTCAATCATCTGATGACAATTTTCAGGTAAGATTTATAAGTCTTTTCTTCGCATACACAAATAATTATTACATTGCTCGTATTCTTAATCAATCTCTAGTTATAtgcaatatttttgtttggtttataaaaaaaaatcatattgaacacaataaaaaatatatatttttttaaaaactattccaattaaatattgtttattttaaaattttaataataatttttatttaaaaaaattgggttatgaatttcacattaaaacattgaatataataaaattattttacgtAATATACTTTtggtgaaaaaatcattttataatttattgtttaaagattttttttttaaatataagaagaatatgaaaaacaattgagtctgaaaaaataaaagaaatgaaaagaaaaaaaaaacaaagtttacgTGGGGTGGAGGGTTGGGTAGGtagagatgaaaatgaagataaaaataaaagaaaaagaatgttaAAATGTGGGGTGGGGATtggattaaaagaaaagaaaaataagaaagggGTGCAATTGGGACGTGAGGTTGGGGAGGAGAAAGGAGAGAGAGGGGAAGAAATAAGGGAGGGTAGTTTAGGAATGTAAAATGCTGCATTAGTAAAAATGGTGTTACGAATAGCAATTGGGTTAAAAATTTAATCTAAGGTCCAACTTAATTTGAGTTCAGTGTACACAAAAATTTGTTGGGGTTGTGGGTCCCCATGTCCATCTAGACATAAGCTTCTCTCCTACCTAGGTCTTAGATAGTAAAGTGCTATCCAAACAACGTTCATATTTATTACGTAAGAACAATCATAAGTATAAACATCTGACTTTAAGCTTAGAAACTATTATTTGCAAGGTTAATTATTAGCATCTAAAGTAATAAAGACACACGTGAAATGTTACaactcaaataaaaagtgaTCCAACATCGAAATTCAGACATAtaagaattctctaaaaaaaccATAGTTTGTTtctttcaaaaactaatttaaacttCGAAAGGACGTATTTGAAAAAAACCATCTAGAAACATATTATTATAGGAATGTTTACCGTTCACTTAGACGAAGTTTGTTGGAGAAGACATTATTGCAATTCTCAATGGAAATCAATTCATGGGTCCTAACTTTCAAACTCAAAAACAAGGCTGACCCGGTTTCTTAGTGTATTGGACCATCTCCCTATCTGGCCAAGGCAAGAAACATAATAATGTCATTTTGGGACCACTAGAACAGACGTTCTTACAAGTTGTGTCCATGACATGGTCCTTGGCTGGAAAATGTGTTATGATCAAATGGGTGGTTTTGAATCTGTGACCTTGACTCTTGTTTACCGTCCACATGGGGCTGTGGACGCGTCATTAATTTATGGGTTGTAGGGCATGGACAAAGAAAAACTTGGGTGAGAGTACCAGAAATTGTGCAAATCGACAAAGCAAGCTCGCTATGCAAGTGGACGTAGCGAGAAAGTAAGAACTTGTGTAAATGGATTAATGAAAAGGTTTGAAATGTGAAGGTATATgcaattaattaataagtttGGTTAGAAGAAACATAGCAAGTTCGAAGGggcaaaaggaaaaagaaattggtCAATAGTTAATCACGAATGACCCCAGTGCATTTATTGTGGGACACTTAGGAATCGTTCTTCTTCCAAGTACAGTGTTCATAGTCTAGTCCTTGGAGGACTATTAATGCATGGTAACAGTGCAAACCTAAGACCTGGAAATTTTCTAGTACGACCTTGGTTATCTTTGCCGTTTGTGCGGGGGTAGACTCATTCTAAAGACAAAGCCCTCAGCAAGAAAATTTGAACTTGTaagcaaaaaaataagattaattgaTTATGTGGGGtaatttaacataattttttgtgataaatatattgtttgatGTGTTTATACTAGGGTTTTAACTTGGGAAAATTTAATTGGGTTGATGAAGAacttaaatcaaatttcaaagtaAGAGATTCGAATTGACTTGCAAGTTAAGGTATtcaatttaactttatttttataagctCTTTCTAAACTTGggtcttaataattaaaaatatatatttatctatccatctaacaaataaaataatatataatttaattgttatttgacatttttttgagcaaaatatttaaaacatgaataaaatCGATATTATTAACTAGTTCTCAATTAATGGTTTGGTCTAAATTATACAATGGAGCTCGTGTTCTTGAGTAAATCTTCTCAATCCTTATTGACTCTATGCATGGAAAGGGATCGAAAACTAAAAGatcttttttcctaaaattccCCTTTGGTCTATCATACTTACCTAGAATAAATGTACTATTTATATTCTAATATTAAATGTCATCTCAATTTATCTTATTGTATAAAATCGggatatatatatgatatggtTCCAAGATATGGAGAGTTCCAATAAAAAAGGAAGGTTTACAACTACAAAATCTTTTCTCCTTGGTAATCTAGTATTCTTATACATGAAgataatcaatttaatagttATGGTCACACTCTATCATAGATTTTTAACCACATTCtcaatattacaaaaatattaaattggttttgatCTGCCTTAACTCAGCTCAACCAAAGGTCAACTTGGTTAAGTTACTGGTTAGTACATCTTTTAGCTTGTAAAATCCATCTTAAGACAATCTCCTGTGATAGTTTTTATCTATTTACTTTAATTCATTAGTCTATATATGCATAATATTGCACTTCTATTGTATGTTGATGGACAAATGTTGTCCTTGACACAAAGTGACGAATTGTTCTTCCGTTTTCCTAAGTACTATATATTAACAATTTAACATCGCATAGAAGAAaatttgctttatttattaGAAGATCAATAAGCTTACAATATCACAGTAAAGCAAAAGAAGCATACGAGCATGGCCATATATGCAGAAAGTCTGCACTCTTATTTCGAAAACAATTACTCAAAATTAAGTATGGATATTAGATAATGTTCCAATCCCTGCATCACTTCAACTGAAACTGATTTGGTATTTGGACTCTTGCCTAGGGGTGAAGAGGCCGAAATGTTTCTCAGTCTCAAGTCCAGTCTTCTGGTTTTCATCAAACATAGCAAACAAGTAGGTCTCTATGGCCTGTCCAGGCTTCCTTGGAGTCCCAGCTCCCTTCACATGATTAATCAAATTGCTGTAGTAAGTTCTGGCATTGTCCACTGTCGCTGCAGTACCTCCCTCGGATGGCCAGCCACTCTCGGATACAACGATCTGCAAGTTAGACCCACCGGCCTTTTCAAGAGCAGCATAGAGGGCATCCAGCAGGGCATCGAAAAGGTTCTGATACTGGTAGCTCCCGTCTGGTACCACAACCCCTGAGGCAGTGAATAAGGCGTAATCAAGCCGAATGTTTTGTGTGTCGCCAGTGTAACTGAAGTAGGGATATATATTGGCCAGGAGTGGGGACCCATTCTCAGCAAGGAAGCTTATGATTGGGTTTATGAATGAAGAGACATCATCACTGAAGGATCCTTCAGATGGAGGGTATGATTTGCCGAGGACGGCTGAATATGTTGCGGTAGAGACCTTGATTTGGCCTTGCAGGCCTGAGGAGGTTATTGCACTCTGAACGTTTTTCATGGCAGGAAGGACGTACTGGGCGTACTGAGCATTTGAGCCGGTGGGTAAAACTTCATTCCCAACAGCGATGTAGCGGAACTTCACTTCTGATGCGTAGTTTACTACGTTGTTTTGCACCCAGGTAGCTGCAGCTGAAGCATCGGAGGCAAGGGATTGAAGGTCGGTGTTGGGGACGTCGAGGATAAGTTCTATGTCCGATCCTTTAAGCGCTTGGAGAGTATCTGAATTTGGATCATAGATTCGCATGCTTCCAATGCCATTGCTTTTGTAGAGATTTATAACTTGTGATGCGCTAGGCAAGTTGTTGCCATTCGTTCCATAACAAACTCCTATGGATTGTGCTCCTGCATTAGATTCACCCAAAATACGATTAGCTCAgggaagaaaggaagaaaataaatataacatataCAGATTCATGCTCACGGCCTAGCTAACTACTTGGTGAATGAACGGCCTTCCAGGGTGATCAATTTGCATGTATCGATGTGTTTCCAATTGTGTAGCCCTAATAACCTTAAAACGCATTTATAAgaataagagaaattaattCATACATAACACCAAGAAATTTTACATAAGGTATCACAATTAATCTTATATAGATATAATGTATTTGTTGTGTTTCACAAGATCATGAAGTTAAATAGATAGATACCCTTGTGGGGGACAAATTAAATAAACTCTCCCATCAAAATTAAGGATTAATTGATTCTGAtactatttataataatttatttctaatcATGTAGACATTATCAACTCTAAGTCTAAGACGctctcataattttaaaatagatgaaCAAATCACTTGAAAAGAGTTTATACATATAATATTAGAAACTTTTTTCTTATCCAATAGTGGGATATCACATTTCAAGATATGTTATTATAATGATTTAATGCTaataacaatataaaaagaatatatatatatatatatatatatatatatatatacatacacacgTATATGACTACAGGCGGAGCGAGGGAGAAAGAGACCTATTGTGATGGTGGACATGATGACAAACCCAAGAAGCAGCACTACAACAAAGGGCCTGTTCCTTGTTAATGCCATATTGGAGAATATTCAAAGGAAGACAAAAGCACAACAATTTTGATGAATCTATGGAGGGCTGGCCAAGCTCTCAAAACTCTGTTATGTCCACCACCCTCTTCTTGTAGCTTTATATAGAGGGACGAGTTCTCAGTTCCATTGCCCCGGTCAATACTCCATAGCAATTGGATGATCATGGTAGGCTGCCTAAACGCTGCCCCTAGTCAATACTCAACGGATTGAACACTCCCGGAAAAGTCATCAAGATAATTATCAGAATGAGAGAGacataatttaagtttataaGACAAGATTTAGAGCTTTCACATGCTATATattctattaaattacaataataaaagaaaaaaatcttatacGTATACTCTACAAGTCCCCAAAAATTTGgtaatgttaagaaaaataagagaagacTTGTAAGCCTTGGGGCTTAGATTTTTCCGCGTATGGACTTTGACGAAAGCTCATTTCCCACCAATTAAGGGAGAGAATAATGGTGCAATAAATTAGGAGAAAGATGATCACATGTTTTAATTAGCTAATTTATgttgtattttaatttatcaccTTAGGTGATACCATCAGCCTGCACAAATTcaacattaatttattatcattccgaggaatattttagttattttttaattaattatttatttattttttttattttttttagaattggaaAGATCAgctagataaataaattagaataaagAGTATTTTGGAGAAAGATTGTTACTTTAATCCAATGGTTTTGCATATGCATGTATGCGTTATTAGTTGCatttaattagaatttttggaGGTTTAATTTTGGCTACTAGTGAATCGCATCCGATTAGGCTTTCAAAACATATAGTTTGTGCAATTTGGCTGTTTGCAGATCATAATTTTGCTTCCCTGTTGCACTATTGTGGATGAGGAATGTGAGATGACTAGATACCATTTTTCAGAAGAACAGACAATTAAcaagaaggagaaaagaaagaaaaaaaaatctccttttgttaaaattattacttgGATTCTAGTGCTTTAATTCAGTGATCAAATAATATGGGCAATGATCACTATCCATTATTGCCTTGTGTTTCTGCTACATGTTTCCAAAACTCCTCCAGAAGTCAGAGAGAGGAATTGCCACCGTCTTCAAGGCTGCTCAGTACCTTCTTTTACATGTCCTTCCCAACAATGGTACCGAGGTTTTTGGACATAATAGTCAATGCATAGGTCAGCTCGTTGGATTGTATCCAATCAATTGCAGCTTTAGGAATGGACGCGAGGCCCTGCAGGTCTTCATTAGGGACACCGAGGATGAGTGGTATACTAGACCCTCTTAGGGCTTCGAGGTTGcaggatttggataaaaaaattcGCATTTTCTCTATGCCAGGCCTTTGGTACAGTTGGACAACTTCAGGGGCACTTGGTAGATTGTCACCCAGCGTTCCATAACAGACCCCTATGGATTGTGTGCCTGCATTATATTCATAGCAAATTAATCAAAGTAAAAAATACTTACTAATAAAAACTCACATCGATGTTAATATTAACttctttttattgaaataattattcatATGATATGCATATGTATGCATGAGAGCTAGCGTTAGATATGTATAATAAAGGAagttaacatatttttttttaattatcactagtttgtttcctttcataaataatttatttctttttataaataacttatttggttgaaaattagttgtattttaagttataattttaagtaatcAGAAAACTTTTCATATTGATATTCTTTGTACATGtgtatagatatatatatatatattcttcataATCAAAAGATACACAATAATTTGCCAATCGATCTCATTCATCTTCAATATGATATCAAGGCATTGAAACTCCTTGGCTTGAAAACCCTAGCCACCACTAGTTCTTTCTTCCTGCCCTCTTCTCTTTGCCAAAGTCATCTAGTGCTTCCTCACCCTCGTAGCCTCATAGCCACCCAAGACGCTATCACTTCTACAACTTCTACTCTCAATATTCATAACACCTATGATTGTTTACACCAAACACTCATCTCaataaatgtttttactaaAGTCCCAGTTAAACAATCATTACCAACTATTTATCATGAAGGCTTCAATTCTAAATTAAACCTTGTTCATTAGCTATGATCTCCTTAGCTATATCGATGAAACCAAACCTCGCCCACCTACCTTGGCTATAATGAATTAAAcacttcaatttataattttcgTATATAAGATAAAACTTTCTTCCATAAAGTGTAAATCAAactaaaaggaaataaataagaagtaaaaaacctcaaaaagaagtgtttttcaagacttaagtttcataagatttctttgtaAGATTATTAATGCACTAGGTTTTTCAtacattacattctttacttatataattatcttatatcatttgagcATAAAGTTTAATGAGATTATTTTCTATCttcatttgtaaatatttgagaagaaaaatttaaatgtgAGGATTTTCAAATGTTGATCACTTAAAGGGTTATTCAAGAGTAAGAAATCTCTTGAGAATTGCAAATGATGTTTAGAGCTAAAAAAATGGGTATCCTATTTTCTCACGTTCCATCGTGAAAGGTTATTTAGAAAACATCTCTTCAAGTAACAAATAGGATTTTAGtgcttaatattattaattataattatcttttaaattaaataaaaaataattaattagacaaccataattatcttttaattaataataagtcACGTGAgccacattaaaaataaataaataaataaattctaacatTTGCACCCAGTTAGCTGCAGCCGAGGCATCGAACGCAATGGCTTGAAGGTCAGGATTAGGGACGTCTAGAATGAGTTGTATGCCGGATCCACTAAGGGATTGGAGGGTTTGTGGATTTGGGTCATAAATTCTCATTCTTTCAATGCCAGTGGCTTTGTAGAGGTCTACAACTTCTGACGGACTAGGCAAGTTGTCACCACTCCTTCCATAGCATACACCTATGGATTGCGCACCTGCATTAGATTCATCCAGAACACCATAAGCTCAAGGAAGAATTAATATAGAGGAAAACAAACACTAACAACCTAGAAACATGGAATGGAAGGATAGATTTGTTTTGGTTCTAATGGTCTGTTTTGTTAAAACTGTTTAGAGGTTAATATACATGAAGACATACTCAACTCAACTTCATTCCAACCCATTAAGAAAATGATCAACTACAAAAAGTAAACTCATATGATGGAACGCAACAAAAGACTGTCAAAAAAATGATAGCCATGAATGGATCGaggaagaagagggagaagGGGAAACCTATCATGCCTAGGGTGGACATGGCATATCGACCCAAGAAGAAGCAGCACAACAGCTGCAAGAAGCTTATTGCTTATATCATATAATGGAAATGACATAATGGAGAAGggtaaaggaaaaaatatagcACAAACCTTTTTGATCCACCACCCTCTTCTTGTAGCTCTACATAGAGCTCTCCAAGTTCTCACAGAGTTGAACTGTTTCATTGCCCAGTCATCACTCCATTTATAAAATTGGGTGGCCATGGCAGGCTGCATGCCTAAAAACTTCTGGAAAAAGACTCCATACATTCTCCCAAAAATGGAGTACTATACATAATAAAGTCTATCAAACATCAagatatgcacaaaataaaattgatgtaAAACAAATTAGGATAACAAATTGGTCAATAGATAATCATGAGTGACTCGAGTGGATTCGTTGCAGGACAATTAGGACTCAATCTTCCAAGTTTGGCATCCATAGTTTAGTCCTTGGAGGACTATTAATGTAAAATCAAGAcctaaaaattttctattgaacTTAGCTATGGTAGCTGTTTGTGTGGGGCCGGATGGACTTgaaaaggtgaatctcaataatggactacaccTAACGGggagggggtgaataggtgttggaAATTACCTAACCTTACACTTTCTCAATGTCACGAAACTTCTCTTCTAACAACTATTCAACAAAGCATAACATCCACAAGTAAGAATATATgcaccaacactctcccaacaattcaTAAATACAATACACATGCAAATACTTCaacaatcctaaaaaataaataaaaagaacaagtATCTCCTCAACGTAACTCATATCAatttacttcattatatcattaatcaaaatgagtaaaaaaattattaaggatattCCATGGATCATCACACTTATATCACctcatatttcttccattcAAAATGTTTGCCTAAGTAAtcaatgatattaaaaatagaaatcaaatcgaagtgtagagtgagagaaagagataatTAACACCGAATTTTACCTAGGAAAACCTCCAAAGAGATCAAAAACCACCGGCCTACCATCGAttgaaaaactccactatgaagaataaaaactaaatacaaGGTTTTATCTAAGTCAAGTCAACTAAGCACGGTCACAAGATTGTGCACTCAATGAATTCAACAAATCGATCGACACCTTATTGAAAAATGACTTAGGCAAAAACTGACGATAAAACACAATAAACACACCAACAAGCTTTCCaaaagttgaaaatttgattcaCCAAAGCTAAGATTCAATAGGATGACATACTTATCTTTCAATCAAGGAATTAAAATTGATTCTTATTGAACAAGAATGCTACCAAGAGCTTAACTTTagacaaaattaataaacataaagatTGAAGAACCTTccaaatttatcaaatgaataggtaaaaaacaaattattatcaaCATTCTAACAAGGAAGCTTAAGCTCAAAGAAGACTTACTCATGACGCCATACAATAGTGAGAATGTTAATTTCTTTCCATGTATAAACCTATATCCGGGATCCGGGTataaagcaaaaaaagaaaaaaaaaattcaagacacACTTTCTTCCTAGAGAAATTCAAGATAATGTTCCAAGAAGTCAATTTGCACCTCTCTTTGTTGGATTTCTGTTTAACACGGCCTATTCACATCccaaaaaatattcattaatcATCATTTGTTTTTCACATTGAGCATTGAAATGAATACACAAACATGAGCTTCACCCTTAGGATCAATTTTTTACTTGAGGATCACTAAGGTGGCCTTACCAACAACATAACAAAAGGGATGTCCCAATTTTGCAATAGAGGCTTTTTAACTCTTGAAACATTGCCAAGGAGCCATAACTATTCCGGGAaacctaatattttttaatttttcttttctttttcctttttcatttttttttttttaatttcaaagagaGGGCAAACAATCAAGGAAGAATAATCTTAAACACTCAAGGATATTCCGCGTGACTTTACTCACTTTTAATGCTCATTAGATAAACATAAGTTTGCATTTGAGACTTTTGTCTTTCCATTCAAAGTGCTTCCTTTCAACTCATCATTATGAGAGATCTTTGAGCTCTTCTTAGACACTCTCTTATTCTCATTCAACAACCTATTCTTCAAAGCATGACATTCATTCATTAGGTTGGTCAACTTCCtttgaaaattatcaaacaatcttgCATAACATCTATCAAAAGTGTGTCCCATTTTTCTACAATGATTGCAATGAAACTTGATTTGAGATTGAGTTTTCTTAGGAAATTCTTTTTCACAAGGcttaacaaaaattgttttactaCTACTTGGAGTAGCATTTCCACC
The sequence above is drawn from the Vitis riparia cultivar Riparia Gloire de Montpellier isolate 1030 chromosome 6, EGFV_Vit.rip_1.0, whole genome shotgun sequence genome and encodes:
- the LOC117916313 gene encoding glucan endo-1,3-beta-glucosidase, basic vacuolar isoform-like — translated: MSESALTEFAKKFKKYKKFKKAKKESNDGAQSIGVCYGRSGDNLPSPSEVVDLYKATGIERMRIYDPNPQTLQSLSGSGIQLILDVPNPDLQAIAFDASAAANWVQIQGRWARFGFIDIAKEIIANEQGTQSIGVCYGTLGDNLPSAPEVVQLYQRPGIEKMRIFLSKSCNLEALRGSSIPLILGVPNEDLQGLASIPKAAIDWIQSNELTYALTIMSKNLGTIVGKDM
- the LOC117915870 gene encoding glucan endo-1,3-beta-glucosidase, whose translation is MALTRNRPFVVVLLLGFVIMSTITIGAQSIGVCYGTNGNNLPSASQVINLYKSNGIGSMRIYDPNSDTLQALKGSDIELILDVPNTDLQSLASDASAAATWVQNNVVNYASEVKFRYIAVGNEVLPTGSNAQYAQYVLPAMKNVQSAITSSGLQGQIKVSTATYSAVLGKSYPPSEGSFSDDVSSFINPIISFLAENGSPLLANIYPYFSYTGDTQNIRLDYALFTASGVVVPDGSYQYQNLFDALLDALYAALEKAGGSNLQIVVSESGWPSEGGTAATVDNARTYYSNLINHVKGAGTPRKPGQAIETYLFAMFDENQKTGLETEKHFGLFTPRQESKYQISFS